The following proteins are encoded in a genomic region of Xenopus laevis strain J_2021 chromosome 3L, Xenopus_laevis_v10.1, whole genome shotgun sequence:
- the LOC108705629 gene encoding uncharacterized protein LOC108705629 → MKVIMDFVKIILFNVVAMTLCYLLLVEGAGCHYFHKYEKENLTIKCDLCNDQNMSVCWYNYNKEKISCEGCSLTVPKHGGIFECRKEDMKDTFSSLQSNNNTTSNSRSTFIISSVSDQETHNNQKSQIINISNNVNLSCQFNRNNLVFISFWVAVYPNRGNHCLFSVDNYFTDFNKNVYCHSVVGEGQNRIIFFTLTNPNDAIQKQHLEIRKAKSSDSGTYLCLYFIWDNGKLEWKLGSNISLEVQDPTDNAGRRSTVPKSHNTTYTTSHRNQMRSTEETTARSGQNIFIRVGMAGGIIIMSALILLFLYIKKSRKNKMKQQRIRNPDTVDYECTPYAICDRKDMEENPDCLFSGD, encoded by the exons ATGAAAGTCATCATGGATTTTGTGAAAATAATTCTTTTTAATGTAGTGGCCATGACATTATGCTATTTATTACTGGTTGAAGGTGCAG GATGCCATTACTTTCATAAATATGAGAAAGAGAACCTCACCATAAAATGTGATCTATGTAATGACCAAAATATGTCTGTTTGCTGGTACAACTACAATAAGGAAAAAATAAGCTGTGAAGGTTGCAGTCTCACGGTTCCTAAACATGGGGGAATATTTGAATGCAGAAAAGAAGACATGAAAGACACTTTTTCTAGTTTacaaagtaataacaatacaacCAGCAATTCCCGCAGTACTTTTATCATTTCATCAGTTTCAG accAAGAAACACACAACAACCAGAAATCACAAATTATCAATATAAGTAACAATGTTAATCTTTCCTGTCAGTTTAACAGGAACAATTTAGTATTCATTTCATTTTGGGTAGCTGTCTATCCAAATCGTGGCAATCACTGTTTATTCTCAGTGGATAACTACTttactgattttaataaaaatgtttattgccaTTCTGTTGTTGGTGAGGGgcaaaataggattattttttttactttaaccaACCCTAATGATGCAATTCAGAAACAACATTTAGAAATCAGAAAAGCCAAATCATCTGATAGTGGCACCTActtatgcttatattttatttgggaCAATGGTAAACTGGAGTGGAAATTAGGAAGCAACATATCTCTTGAAGTACAAGATCCAACAGACA ATGCTGGAAGACGTTCTACAGTGCCCAAATCCCATAATACAACGTATACAACTTCACACAGAAATCAAATGCGCAGCACTGAGGAGACAACTGCTAGATCTG GTCAGAATATATTCATACGTGTTGGAATGGCAGGAGGAATTATTATTATGAGTGCACTTATACTGCTGTTTTTGTACATTAAAAAGTCTAGAA AAAACAAGATGAAACAACAAAG AATCAGAAATCCAGATACTGTGGATTATGAAT GTACACCTTATGCAATATGTGATAGAAAAGACATGGAGGAGAATCCAGACTGCCTATTCAGTGGTGACTAA